Proteins encoded together in one Halalkaliarchaeum sp. AArc-CO window:
- a CDS encoding glutaredoxin domain-containing protein: MTFQPGGNLSQEEVDERVDRAIEENDVVLFIKGNRLMPQCGYSKRALELVGQYTEEFETVDVLPALPEYRNALESHSGWETIPQTFVGGEFVGGSDVLAELDERGELESTLPDA; encoded by the coding sequence ATGACGTTCCAGCCAGGCGGAAATCTGTCTCAAGAGGAGGTCGACGAGCGGGTCGACCGAGCCATCGAGGAGAACGACGTCGTGCTGTTTATCAAAGGGAACCGGTTGATGCCACAGTGCGGCTACTCGAAGCGGGCGCTCGAACTCGTCGGACAGTACACCGAAGAGTTCGAGACGGTCGACGTGTTACCGGCACTCCCCGAGTACCGGAACGCGCTCGAATCGCACAGCGGGTGGGAGACGATCCCGCAGACGTTCGTCGGCGGCGAGTTCGTCGGCGGGAGCGACGTGCTCGCGGAACTCGACGAGCGAGGGGAACTCGAGTCGACGCTTCCGGACGCGTGA
- the gfcR gene encoding transcriptional regulator GfcR: MKNVDDLIESAAELAERGLSKGEIADELNVSRETASWLVERSGANQIEPTPEPATAHPADIHVDWSAIGRDSARLTHVGRAMADLLSKRGEEVDLTIGIEKAGAPIATTVARELDTDLGTYAPAKHLWDEGDIADKGGGFSQNFATIRDRECYVVDDTITSGTTLTETIEAVRAQGGTPVACCVLVDKQGVEEIDDVPVYSLVNVVQVAREGDEE, encoded by the coding sequence ATGAAGAACGTTGACGACCTGATCGAAAGCGCAGCCGAACTCGCAGAACGCGGGCTCTCGAAAGGGGAGATCGCGGACGAGCTGAACGTCTCCCGGGAGACCGCGAGCTGGCTGGTGGAACGCAGCGGCGCGAACCAGATAGAACCCACGCCCGAGCCCGCTACCGCTCACCCGGCCGACATCCACGTCGACTGGAGCGCGATCGGGCGGGACTCCGCCCGGCTCACCCACGTCGGACGGGCGATGGCGGACCTGCTCTCGAAACGGGGCGAGGAGGTCGACCTCACGATCGGGATCGAGAAGGCCGGCGCGCCGATCGCGACGACCGTCGCGCGCGAACTCGACACCGACCTGGGAACGTACGCGCCGGCGAAACACCTGTGGGACGAGGGGGACATCGCCGACAAGGGTGGCGGGTTCTCACAGAACTTCGCGACGATCCGCGACCGGGAGTGTTACGTCGTCGACGACACCATCACCTCCGGGACGACGCTCACCGAGACGATCGAGGCGGTTCGCGCGCAGGGTGGGACCCCGGTCGCCTGCTGTGTCCTCGTCGACAAACAGGGCGTCGAGGAGATCGACGACGTGCCCGTCTACTCGCTCGTGAACGTCGTCCAGGTCGCCCGCGAGGGCGACGAGGAGTAA
- a CDS encoding glucose 1-dehydrogenase: MEAIAVRREGGNATVERIEKPRPEPSTGEALVRTLRVGVDGTDHEVIEGVHGELPEGEDHLVLGHEAVGVVADANGTDLEEGDLVVPTVRRPPNGTNDYFERGEPDMAPEGQYVERGIVGAHGFMAEYFTSPVEYLVTLPPELAEWGFLVEPLSITEKAVEHAEAARSAFDWQPESALVLGNGSLGLITLAAFEREYERTYCLGRRERPDPTIDIIEWLGSTYVNSTETPVSEIPAAYEPMDLIYEATGYAPHAFETIEALAPNGVGALVGVPEDWSFEIDGGKLHREFVLHNKALVGSVNSHAGHFEAAIDTLAGLEEAFLDRLVTGVYGLDKYESAFADDDTTIKTAVEFASYEER; encoded by the coding sequence ATGGAAGCCATAGCGGTTCGGCGCGAGGGCGGGAACGCGACCGTAGAGCGCATCGAAAAGCCCCGTCCGGAGCCGTCGACAGGGGAGGCGCTGGTCCGGACGCTCCGCGTCGGCGTCGACGGCACCGACCACGAGGTCATCGAGGGGGTTCACGGGGAGCTTCCCGAGGGGGAGGACCACCTCGTGCTCGGTCACGAAGCCGTCGGAGTGGTCGCGGACGCGAACGGGACCGACCTCGAGGAGGGCGACCTGGTGGTTCCGACAGTCAGACGCCCGCCGAACGGGACGAACGACTACTTCGAACGCGGGGAACCCGACATGGCCCCGGAAGGGCAGTACGTCGAACGGGGGATCGTCGGCGCCCACGGGTTCATGGCCGAGTATTTTACCTCCCCTGTGGAGTATCTGGTGACGCTGCCGCCGGAACTCGCGGAGTGGGGGTTTCTAGTCGAGCCCCTCTCGATCACCGAGAAGGCGGTCGAACACGCCGAGGCCGCGCGGTCGGCATTCGACTGGCAGCCCGAATCCGCGCTCGTGCTCGGCAATGGCAGTCTGGGACTGATCACGCTTGCGGCGTTCGAACGGGAGTACGAGCGGACGTACTGCCTGGGCCGGCGCGAGCGTCCGGATCCGACGATCGATATCATCGAGTGGCTCGGCTCGACGTACGTCAACTCCACCGAGACGCCGGTGTCGGAGATCCCGGCGGCGTACGAGCCGATGGATCTGATCTACGAGGCGACCGGCTACGCCCCGCACGCGTTCGAGACAATCGAGGCGCTTGCACCCAACGGTGTCGGGGCGCTGGTCGGCGTTCCCGAGGACTGGTCGTTCGAGATCGACGGCGGGAAGCTCCACCGGGAGTTCGTGCTCCACAACAAGGCGCTCGTGGGGAGCGTGAACTCCCACGCCGGCCACTTCGAGGCGGCGATCGACACGCTGGCCGGGCTGGAGGAGGCGTTCCTCGACCGACTGGTCACCGGTGTCTACGGGCTCGACAAGTACGAGTCGGCGTTCGCGGATGACGACACGACTATAAAAACAGCCGTCGAATTTGCCTCCTATGAAGAACGTTGA
- a CDS encoding Sjogren's syndrome/scleroderma autoantigen 1 family protein translates to MSDFDKEAEREKLREKYERDREKRQSTQVMSDLLLKGATMTNRHCDSCGDPIFRYDGQEFCPTCQRSEADEGASEPSPGDGDEVDETATDHQSTASGGVGADGVDQRKPSPGASGPTNDPGRGYPSDSVDPSPVDGGLSEAHDSLVRTVVKFSRAAESTDDPRRAREALSAAREAAETLEALRR, encoded by the coding sequence ATGAGCGATTTCGACAAGGAAGCAGAGCGGGAGAAACTCCGCGAGAAGTACGAACGCGACCGAGAGAAGCGTCAGTCGACCCAGGTGATGAGCGATCTCCTCTTGAAGGGGGCGACGATGACCAACCGCCACTGTGACTCCTGCGGCGATCCGATCTTCCGATACGACGGCCAGGAGTTCTGTCCGACCTGCCAGCGTTCGGAGGCTGACGAGGGCGCCTCCGAACCCTCCCCTGGAGACGGGGATGAAGTGGACGAGACTGCCACAGACCACCAGTCGACCGCGAGTGGAGGGGTCGGCGCTGACGGCGTCGATCAGCGGAAGCCCTCGCCGGGAGCGTCCGGACCGACGAACGATCCCGGTCGAGGCTATCCTTCAGATTCCGTCGACCCCTCACCCGTCGATGGGGGGCTCTCGGAGGCCCACGATTCGCTCGTCCGGACGGTCGTGAAGTTCTCGCGAGCCGCCGAGTCTACCGACGACCCGCGGCGTGCCCGGGAGGCGCTGTCGGCGGCGCGGGAGGCTGCCGAGACCCTCGAAGCGCTGCGACGATAA
- the sufU gene encoding Fe-S cluster assembly sulfur transfer protein SufU: MGLGSDMYRQQILDHYKNPRNYGELEDSDFSHVGENPSCGDTIRIDVRLDDDGETIDYVAFTGDGCAISMASASMLSERLQGMTLEELEELDTDAVTDMLGVDISPMRIKCAVLARQVAQDGAKLHRGEVDDLGPTRTED, encoded by the coding sequence ATGGGACTGGGCTCGGACATGTATCGCCAGCAGATCCTGGATCACTACAAGAACCCCCGTAACTACGGGGAGCTGGAAGATTCCGATTTCAGCCACGTCGGGGAGAACCCCTCGTGTGGCGACACGATCCGGATCGACGTGCGACTCGATGACGACGGCGAGACGATCGACTACGTGGCGTTTACGGGTGACGGCTGTGCGATCTCGATGGCGAGCGCGAGCATGCTCTCCGAGCGCCTCCAGGGGATGACTCTCGAGGAGCTCGAGGAGCTCGACACGGACGCCGTCACCGACATGCTGGGCGTCGATATCTCCCCGATGCGGATCAAGTGTGCCGTCCTCGCGAGGCAGGTCGCCCAGGACGGCGCCAAACTCCACCGCGGCGAGGTCGACGACCTGGGGCCGACCAGAACCGAAGACTGA
- a CDS encoding ORC1-type DNA replication protein produces the protein MGDGHDDGMLSWDESVFRDEHVFEIDYVPETFKHRESQLESLKYALRPAVRGSRPLNTMVRGPPGTGKTTAVQKLFGELHAQTDVRTVHVNCQVDSTRYAVFSRLFEAIFDYEPPSSGVSFKKLFRQVAEQLVEEDDVLVVALDDVNYLFYENEASDTLYSLLRAHEAHSGAKIGVILISSDLDLDVVDSLDSRVQSVFRPEEVYFPVYDVDEIYDILRERAKRGFHEGVAGRPELERVAELTAESGDLRVGIDLLRRAGLNAEMRASRTVSKADIEEAYDKSKYVHLSRSLRGLADSERTLLAVVADHDGEQAGEVYEAFHDRTDLGYTRYSEIVNKLDRLNLIEAEYTEVDGRGRSRSLELQYDADAVLARLEDG, from the coding sequence ATGGGAGACGGCCACGACGACGGGATGCTCTCGTGGGACGAATCGGTGTTTCGCGACGAGCACGTCTTCGAGATCGACTACGTTCCCGAGACGTTCAAACACCGCGAGAGTCAACTCGAGAGCCTGAAGTACGCGCTCAGACCGGCCGTCCGTGGCTCGCGTCCGCTCAACACGATGGTTCGCGGCCCACCGGGGACCGGGAAGACGACCGCCGTCCAGAAGCTATTCGGGGAGCTTCACGCCCAGACGGACGTCAGAACCGTCCACGTCAACTGCCAGGTGGATTCGACCAGGTACGCCGTCTTCTCCCGGCTGTTCGAGGCGATCTTCGATTACGAACCGCCCTCCTCGGGTGTCTCCTTCAAGAAGCTGTTCCGACAGGTCGCAGAGCAGCTCGTCGAGGAGGACGACGTCCTCGTGGTCGCGCTCGACGACGTGAACTACCTCTTTTATGAAAACGAAGCGTCCGACACGCTGTACTCGCTGCTGCGCGCCCACGAGGCCCACTCCGGCGCGAAGATCGGCGTGATATTGATCTCTTCGGACCTGGACCTGGACGTCGTCGATTCGCTCGATTCCCGGGTCCAGAGCGTCTTCCGCCCCGAGGAGGTGTACTTTCCGGTGTACGATGTCGACGAGATCTACGACATCCTTCGGGAGCGGGCAAAGCGGGGGTTCCACGAGGGCGTCGCCGGCCGCCCGGAGCTGGAGCGGGTCGCCGAGTTGACCGCCGAGAGCGGCGACCTCCGGGTCGGGATCGACCTGCTCAGACGCGCGGGACTCAACGCGGAGATGCGCGCCTCCCGGACCGTCTCAAAAGCGGACATCGAAGAGGCGTACGACAAATCGAAGTACGTCCATCTCTCTCGGTCGCTTCGCGGGTTGGCCGACTCCGAACGGACGCTTCTGGCTGTCGTCGCCGACCACGACGGCGAACAGGCAGGCGAGGTGTACGAGGCGTTCCACGACCGAACCGATCTCGGCTACACCCGGTATTCGGAGATCGTCAACAAGCTCGACCGGCTCAACCTCATCGAGGCCGAGTACACCGAGGTCGACGGGCGGGGTCGCTCGCGCTCCCTTGAACTCCAGTACGACGCCGACGCCGTATTAGCGCGGCTCGAAGACGGCTGA
- a CDS encoding MFS transporter translates to MAKETAEAAGPIDAFRQFFALQRDVLVLSLAMFAFSLGFQMTNRFLPEYMVALGATGFVVGLFGTFGNVISALYPYPGGAISDRIGSRYALTVFGVVSTIGFAVWLFAPTIGAFSVAGITIEPWIWIFVGLLFAQAWKSFGLGATFAVVKQATDPSRLAAGFASTETFRRTAFLVGPVLAAILIDLHPDFTVSFRYVLAVAVVFGVVGTVAQHLLYDATADTIGSSFEGIARIRRDLREMPDELRPLLVGDTLVRFANGMVYVFFVLVVTQILQVGLETTIAVGGFSYDVSLSPAAFFGYLLGVEMLIALLVMAPAAKLAESVGLKPVVAAGFAVYAIFPVVLINTPASAAALILVFAFSGVRFAGLPSHKALIVGPAESGAGGRVTGTYYLLRNAIVIPSAAIGGALWEFVSPEVAFTIAAVIGVVGTGYFLVYGKEFEAYA, encoded by the coding sequence ATGGCGAAAGAGACGGCCGAAGCGGCGGGCCCGATCGACGCGTTCCGGCAGTTCTTCGCCCTTCAGCGCGACGTGCTGGTGCTCTCGCTTGCGATGTTCGCGTTCAGCCTCGGGTTCCAGATGACGAACCGGTTCCTCCCGGAGTACATGGTCGCGCTCGGGGCGACCGGGTTCGTGGTCGGGCTGTTCGGCACGTTCGGCAACGTCATCTCCGCCCTCTACCCGTATCCCGGTGGCGCTATCTCCGATCGCATCGGCTCCCGATACGCGCTTACAGTCTTCGGAGTCGTTTCGACGATCGGGTTCGCAGTCTGGCTGTTCGCGCCGACCATCGGGGCGTTCAGCGTCGCGGGGATCACGATCGAACCGTGGATCTGGATCTTCGTCGGCCTGCTTTTCGCCCAGGCGTGGAAGTCGTTCGGGCTCGGCGCCACGTTCGCGGTCGTAAAGCAGGCGACCGACCCCTCGCGGCTGGCGGCCGGCTTCGCCAGCACCGAAACGTTCCGGCGGACGGCGTTTCTGGTCGGTCCGGTGCTCGCGGCGATCCTCATCGACCTGCACCCCGACTTCACGGTGAGCTTTCGATACGTGCTCGCAGTGGCGGTGGTCTTCGGCGTCGTCGGCACCGTCGCCCAGCATCTCCTGTACGACGCCACCGCGGACACGATCGGGAGTTCCTTCGAAGGGATCGCCCGAATCCGGCGGGACCTGCGGGAGATGCCCGACGAGCTGCGTCCCTTGCTCGTCGGCGACACCCTCGTCAGGTTCGCCAACGGCATGGTGTACGTCTTCTTCGTGCTCGTGGTCACGCAGATCCTCCAGGTGGGCCTGGAGACGACGATTGCCGTCGGCGGATTCAGCTACGACGTCAGTCTCTCGCCGGCGGCTTTCTTCGGGTACCTGCTCGGCGTGGAGATGCTGATCGCGCTTCTGGTGATGGCGCCGGCCGCGAAACTCGCCGAGTCTGTCGGTCTCAAACCCGTCGTCGCCGCAGGGTTCGCCGTCTACGCGATCTTCCCCGTCGTGCTTATAAATACTCCCGCGAGCGCCGCCGCGTTGATCCTGGTGTTTGCGTTCTCGGGCGTGCGCTTTGCTGGACTCCCGTCACACAAGGCGCTCATCGTCGGCCCCGCCGAGAGCGGCGCCGGGGGGCGGGTGACCGGGACCTACTACCTGCTGCGGAACGCGATCGTGATCCCGAGCGCGGCGATCGGTGGGGCCCTCTGGGAGTTCGTGAGCCCGGAGGTCGCGTTCACGATCGCTGCCGTAATCGGTGTCGTCGGTACGGGCTACTTCCTGGTGTACGGAAAAGAGTTCGAAGCGTACGCCTGA
- a CDS encoding CBS domain-containing protein: MRDEPTVRDVMHREFLGVSESDALGDAAELLVEENAEYLVVLRGHEPVGSLSARHVLDAVLADQSLETDVATVMEPPVPTVSAEQRLADVEERLLGEDAGHLIVTEEGEAIGVITERDLLAATTTVRGPTHLHEGTDPAVENSICEVCGSLSPELTSVNGQLVCPDCQDGL; the protein is encoded by the coding sequence ATGAGAGACGAACCGACCGTCAGGGACGTGATGCATCGGGAGTTCCTGGGGGTGAGCGAGTCGGACGCGCTCGGGGACGCCGCCGAACTACTGGTCGAAGAGAACGCGGAGTATCTCGTGGTCCTGCGGGGACACGAGCCGGTCGGCTCGCTTTCGGCGCGACACGTGCTCGATGCGGTGCTCGCCGACCAGTCGCTGGAGACCGACGTCGCCACGGTCATGGAGCCCCCCGTCCCGACCGTGTCCGCCGAACAGCGCCTCGCCGACGTCGAGGAACGGCTGCTCGGGGAGGACGCGGGACACCTGATCGTCACCGAAGAGGGTGAGGCAATCGGCGTGATCACCGAGCGGGACCTGCTTGCAGCGACGACGACGGTTCGGGGACCGACACATCTCCACGAGGGGACGGATCCCGCCGTGGAAAACAGCATCTGTGAGGTGTGTGGATCGCTCTCCCCGGAGCTCACGTCGGTGAACGGTCAACTCGTCTGTCCGGACTGTCAGGACGGCCTGTGA
- the udk gene encoding uridine kinase: MTIPSFVIGIAGGTGAGKTTVAQLVTENVEDAVTRIPLDNYYEDLSHLEMEERETVNYDHPSAFEWELLREQLSNLLEGRTVQMPQYDFEIHNRKDERVTVEPTDVIVLEGILALYDERINEMLDLRLYVETDADVRILRRIQRDVIERGRDLEGVMRQYLSTVKPMHEQFVEPTKKHADLVVPEGANSVAVNLLEEKIQAEVEGEAVRSWDRETIEDRVSEGFDLDSE; the protein is encoded by the coding sequence ATGACAATTCCGTCGTTCGTGATCGGCATCGCCGGAGGGACCGGAGCTGGCAAGACGACGGTCGCACAGCTCGTCACCGAAAACGTCGAGGACGCCGTCACTCGGATCCCGCTGGACAACTACTACGAGGACCTTTCACATCTCGAGATGGAGGAACGCGAGACGGTGAACTACGACCACCCGTCGGCGTTCGAGTGGGAACTCCTCCGGGAGCAGTTGAGCAACCTGCTCGAGGGGCGAACAGTCCAGATGCCCCAGTACGACTTCGAGATCCACAACCGCAAGGACGAGCGCGTCACCGTCGAACCGACCGACGTCATCGTGCTCGAGGGGATCCTCGCCCTGTACGACGAACGGATAAACGAGATGCTCGACCTCCGGCTGTACGTCGAAACCGACGCGGACGTTCGCATCCTCCGGCGGATCCAGCGAGACGTCATCGAACGCGGACGAGATCTCGAGGGCGTGATGCGACAGTATCTCTCGACGGTGAAGCCGATGCACGAGCAGTTCGTCGAACCGACGAAGAAACACGCCGACCTCGTCGTCCCCGAGGGAGCAAACAGCGTCGCCGTGAACCTGCTCGAAGAGAAGATCCAGGCGGAAGTCGAAGGGGAGGCAGTCCGATCGTGGGATCGAGAGACGATCGAAGACCGGGTTTCGGAAGGGTTCGATCTAGATTCGGAGTAG
- a CDS encoding MGMT family protein — translation MNGSTGVFARQFERIGRTVELGLASGRVISVSFPESPAADADADHPLLDRIGAYLEGEPDDFTDVQVALTLATDRRRILEATRKIPYGETSTVSQVVQLSGLDSDDPEDVELVKDALEENPTPLFVPDHRVEASTATPEDVAETLRAIER, via the coding sequence TTGAACGGATCGACCGGTGTGTTCGCCCGGCAGTTCGAACGCATCGGCCGCACGGTCGAGCTCGGCCTCGCCAGCGGGCGCGTCATCAGCGTCTCGTTTCCCGAGTCGCCGGCGGCGGACGCCGACGCGGACCATCCGCTTCTCGATCGGATCGGCGCGTATCTCGAGGGCGAACCGGACGACTTTACGGATGTCCAGGTGGCGCTGACGCTGGCGACCGATCGACGCCGGATCCTCGAGGCGACCCGGAAGATCCCGTACGGCGAGACGTCGACCGTGAGCCAGGTCGTCCAACTCTCCGGACTCGATTCCGACGATCCGGAGGACGTCGAGCTGGTGAAAGACGCACTCGAAGAAAACCCGACGCCGCTTTTCGTCCCGGATCACCGGGTCGAGGCGAGCACGGCGACGCCCGAAGACGTCGCCGAAACGCTGCGTGCAATCGAGCGGTGA
- the mutS gene encoding DNA mismatch repair protein MutS, which translates to MAKAGIDEERVTGVPPSMAPVDDELTPMLTQYVELCTAHEDALVLFQVGDFYEAFCEAAEAVARICEVTLTQREDSTGEYPMAGIPIDNAASYLEALLNAGYRVAIADQVEDAEEATGLVDRAVTQVITPGTIVDDELLESATANYVAAVAGETTADGGPDGRSADLVGLAAVDVSTGECLVTDGDRETIAEELQRIAPAELLGSPDGPEFPPDTVGADWEENEYDPAAFELDRASERLGEYVAAPERRFSRVQRRAAGAVLAYAEYTQGDDGPLEYVSRIRRYDTRDHLRLDSAALRSLELFENRNSGDGTTLFDSLDRTVSALGRRRLERWLRRPLLDRDRIEARHEAVAELADRPIVREEIRDHLAAAYDLERLVGRISRGRADARDLRSLHATLEIVPELRAALSDDGGSDAERESDPLEALRDRLDPLSDVRELIDEAIATDPPTEITEGGIVCEGFDERLDDLRATERDGRAWVADLEASERERTGIDSLKVGHNQVHGYYIEVTDPNLDRVPDDYRRRQTLKNAERFYTPELKRREDEILGAAERADTLEYELFTGVRSQVAAEADRIQALASAIAELDALASLSTVAVEREYVRPSVRSDGEIEIEGGRHPVVERTQSEFVPNDATLPRGSIAVITGPNMSGKSTYMRQIALCVVLAQSGSFVPAQRARLPVVDRVFTRVGASDDIAGGESTFMREMAELTEVLHDATPDSLVLLDEVGRGTATTDGQAIARAAVEFVHEELEATTLFATHYHDLTTLADEYERVFNLHFTATREDGDVTFLHRVARGPSSSSYGVEVAEMAGVPEPVVRRAREFLEAVDRTERSPAGADEGSSDSTVDDDGDTDPRDGTGQEGDVPAGRHGVLSALREVDLARTTPMEALLTLQELQERLDDE; encoded by the coding sequence ATGGCGAAAGCGGGGATCGACGAGGAGCGCGTGACCGGGGTGCCGCCGTCGATGGCGCCCGTCGACGACGAGCTGACGCCGATGCTCACCCAGTACGTCGAACTGTGTACAGCCCACGAGGACGCGCTCGTGTTGTTCCAGGTCGGCGACTTCTACGAGGCGTTCTGCGAGGCGGCCGAGGCGGTCGCGCGGATCTGTGAGGTGACCCTGACCCAACGCGAGGATTCGACCGGCGAATACCCGATGGCCGGGATCCCGATCGACAACGCCGCCTCCTACCTCGAAGCGCTGCTGAATGCGGGCTACCGGGTCGCGATCGCCGACCAGGTGGAGGACGCCGAGGAGGCGACCGGGCTGGTCGACCGTGCGGTCACGCAGGTGATCACCCCCGGAACGATCGTCGACGACGAGCTGCTCGAAAGCGCCACGGCGAACTACGTCGCCGCGGTTGCCGGAGAGACGACGGCCGACGGGGGCCCGGACGGTAGATCCGCCGACCTCGTCGGGCTCGCCGCCGTCGACGTCTCCACCGGCGAGTGTCTGGTCACCGACGGCGACCGCGAGACGATCGCCGAAGAACTCCAGCGGATCGCCCCCGCCGAGCTCCTCGGATCACCCGACGGACCCGAGTTCCCGCCCGACACGGTCGGCGCCGACTGGGAGGAAAACGAGTACGATCCGGCGGCGTTCGAACTCGACCGCGCGAGCGAGCGTCTCGGCGAGTACGTCGCCGCGCCGGAACGCCGTTTTTCGCGGGTCCAGCGCCGCGCCGCCGGTGCGGTGCTCGCGTACGCCGAGTACACTCAGGGGGACGACGGGCCGTTGGAGTACGTCTCCCGGATCCGGCGGTACGACACGCGGGACCACCTCCGGCTGGACTCGGCTGCACTCAGGTCGCTGGAACTGTTCGAAAACCGCAACAGCGGGGACGGGACCACGCTGTTCGACAGCCTCGATCGAACCGTCTCGGCGCTCGGGCGGCGGCGGCTCGAACGCTGGCTCAGACGGCCCCTCCTGGACCGGGACCGGATCGAGGCCCGCCACGAGGCGGTCGCAGAGCTCGCCGATCGCCCGATCGTCCGCGAGGAGATACGTGACCACCTCGCAGCGGCGTACGACCTCGAGCGTCTCGTCGGCCGGATCTCCCGGGGACGGGCGGACGCACGCGACCTCCGGTCGCTGCACGCGACCCTCGAGATCGTTCCGGAACTCCGGGCGGCGCTCTCGGACGACGGCGGGTCGGACGCGGAACGCGAAAGTGATCCCCTCGAAGCTCTCCGGGACCGGCTGGATCCGCTCTCGGACGTCCGGGAACTGATCGACGAGGCGATCGCCACCGATCCACCGACGGAAATTACGGAAGGTGGTATCGTCTGTGAAGGATTCGACGAACGGCTCGACGACCTGCGGGCGACCGAACGCGACGGCCGGGCCTGGGTCGCGGATCTCGAAGCCAGCGAACGGGAACGGACCGGCATCGACTCGCTGAAAGTCGGTCACAATCAGGTCCACGGCTACTACATCGAGGTGACAGATCCGAACCTGGACCGGGTGCCGGACGACTACCGCCGGCGACAGACGCTGAAGAACGCCGAGCGCTTTTATACCCCGGAGCTGAAGCGGCGCGAAGACGAGATCCTCGGGGCCGCCGAGCGCGCCGACACCCTCGAATACGAACTGTTCACCGGCGTTCGATCGCAGGTGGCCGCCGAGGCGGACCGGATCCAGGCGCTCGCGTCGGCGATCGCCGAACTCGACGCGCTCGCCTCGCTTTCGACCGTCGCAGTCGAGCGGGAATACGTCCGGCCGTCGGTTCGATCCGACGGGGAGATCGAGATCGAGGGTGGACGACACCCAGTCGTCGAGCGGACCCAATCGGAGTTCGTTCCGAACGACGCCACGCTTCCCCGGGGGAGCATCGCCGTCATCACCGGCCCCAACATGAGCGGGAAGTCGACGTACATGCGTCAGATCGCGCTGTGTGTAGTGCTCGCGCAGTCGGGGAGCTTCGTTCCCGCCCAGCGAGCACGGCTTCCGGTCGTCGACCGGGTTTTCACGAGGGTCGGCGCGAGCGACGACATCGCGGGCGGGGAGTCGACGTTCATGCGGGAGATGGCCGAGTTGACGGAGGTACTTCACGACGCAACCCCCGACTCGCTCGTTCTGCTGGACGAGGTCGGACGCGGCACCGCGACCACCGACGGGCAGGCGATCGCCCGGGCCGCCGTCGAATTCGTCCACGAGGAGCTGGAAGCGACCACGCTGTTTGCGACCCATTATCACGACCTGACGACGCTCGCCGACGAGTACGAGCGCGTGTTCAACCTCCACTTCACGGCGACCCGAGAGGACGGCGACGTGACGTTCCTCCACCGGGTGGCCCGCGGTCCGTCCTCGTCCTCCTACGGCGTCGAGGTCGCCGAGATGGCCGGCGTCCCCGAGCCGGTCGTCCGGCGTGCGCGGGAGTTCCTCGAGGCGGTGGACCGAACGGAGCGCTCGCCGGCCGGAGCCGACGAAGGGAGTTCGGACAGCACCGTGGACGACGACGGTGACACCGACCCCCGCGACGGAACCGGCCAGGAAGGTGACGTCCCCGCAGGTCGACACGGGGTGCTCTCGGCGCTCCGGGAGGTCGACCTGGCCCGGACGACTCCGATGGAGGCGCTGCTCACGCTCCAGGAGCTCCAGGAACGGCTCGACGATGAGTGA